One Bacteroidales bacterium DNA segment encodes these proteins:
- the pyk gene encoding pyruvate kinase, which produces MQKTKIVATISDQHADVDFIHSLYNEGMNVIRLNTAHQNPDQTKMIVDNAREVSEKIALLLDTKGPELRTTASSSELSASKGDILYVEGDPEGESEGDRLYVNYKDLAKDVPEGSEILIDDGDISLTVQEKDKTTLVCRVNNTGVIKPRKSINIPKVKINLPCVTEKDNQYIHFAIEQELDFIAHSFVRSKEDVLAVQHILDEHESDIKIVAKIENQQGVDNIDEILDYAYGIMVARGDLGIEIPYEKIPGIQKYLVNKCIERRRPVIIATQMLHSMIENPRPTRAEVTDVASAIYGQADAVMLSGETATGKYPVESVRTMARVAQEVENSKEPFYDAPEFVLNNEVTAYLCKSAVKASIRLDAKAVIADTTSGKTIRSISSYRGNKPVYAQCYSRKTMRKLQLSYGVFTDFMKPRSTSHDFLKSAISNLKQYHHFKDEDLVVVIAGNFGRSAGATYIEIGSLENLLGASDVI; this is translated from the coding sequence ATGCAGAAGACAAAGATTGTGGCCACCATATCGGATCAGCACGCTGATGTAGATTTTATTCATTCCCTTTACAATGAGGGTATGAATGTGATTCGTTTGAATACAGCTCATCAGAATCCCGATCAAACGAAAATGATCGTGGACAACGCCCGTGAGGTCTCCGAAAAAATTGCCTTGTTACTGGATACAAAAGGACCGGAGCTCCGAACAACAGCATCATCCAGTGAACTGTCAGCAAGTAAGGGCGATATACTGTATGTGGAAGGAGATCCCGAAGGAGAGTCTGAAGGAGACCGGCTCTATGTCAATTACAAAGATCTTGCAAAGGATGTTCCGGAAGGCAGTGAAATTCTTATTGATGATGGGGACATCAGTCTGACGGTTCAGGAAAAGGATAAAACTACACTGGTATGCCGGGTAAACAATACAGGGGTGATCAAACCCAGAAAAAGCATCAACATACCCAAGGTTAAGATAAACCTTCCATGCGTTACGGAAAAGGACAACCAGTACATCCATTTTGCCATAGAGCAGGAACTTGACTTTATAGCCCATTCCTTTGTCAGGAGTAAAGAAGATGTACTGGCGGTTCAGCATATCCTGGATGAGCATGAAAGTGATATTAAGATTGTAGCCAAAATAGAAAACCAGCAGGGTGTGGATAACATTGATGAAATCCTGGATTATGCTTATGGAATTATGGTGGCCAGGGGAGACCTCGGTATAGAGATACCCTACGAAAAAATCCCGGGCATTCAAAAGTACCTGGTGAACAAATGTATCGAACGGAGGCGACCTGTAATCATCGCTACCCAAATGTTGCATTCGATGATTGAAAATCCCCGACCTACCAGGGCTGAAGTTACCGATGTTGCCAGCGCCATATACGGTCAGGCTGATGCTGTTATGCTTAGCGGAGAAACTGCAACCGGAAAATATCCGGTGGAATCTGTACGTACCATGGCCCGTGTAGCCCAAGAGGTAGAGAATTCAAAAGAACCTTTTTATGATGCACCTGAATTTGTTCTTAACAATGAAGTGACGGCTTATTTGTGTAAATCAGCCGTTAAAGCTTCTATCAGGCTTGATGCGAAAGCTGTTATTGCCGATACCACTTCCGGGAAAACCATAAGAAGTATTTCTTCCTACAGGGGCAATAAACCGGTATATGCTCAGTGTTATTCACGGAAAACAATGAGGAAACTGCAATTGTCCTATGGAGTTTTTACCGACTTCATGAAACCGCGCAGCACTTCACATGATTTTCTGAAGTCTGCCATTTCTAACCTGAAACAATATCATCATTTCAAGGATGAGGATTTGGTTGTGGTTATTGCCGGTAATTTTGGGAGAAGTGCCGGGGCCACCTATATTGAGATAGGAAGCCTGGAAAATCTGCTGGGAGCCTCTGATGTAATATAG
- a CDS encoding Hsp20/alpha crystallin family protein → MIPMLRNKRFLPSFDDDVFGKDFLRDFFDFESNPSVPEVNVKESKDQFTIEVAAPGMDKNDFNVNIQNNMLVISSEKEAQDQEGGEDENYVRREFSYSSFQRSFSIPETVDADNIKAKYENGVLYVELPKKKEAVEKASKQIKIE, encoded by the coding sequence ATGATACCCATGTTAAGAAATAAACGATTTCTGCCAAGCTTTGATGATGATGTATTTGGCAAAGATTTTCTGAGGGACTTTTTCGATTTTGAAAGCAATCCGAGTGTACCGGAAGTGAACGTAAAAGAAAGCAAAGATCAGTTCACCATTGAAGTTGCTGCACCAGGAATGGATAAGAATGATTTTAATGTGAACATTCAGAACAACATGCTGGTTATTTCTTCTGAAAAAGAAGCACAGGATCAGGAAGGCGGTGAGGATGAGAATTATGTAAGGAGAGAATTCAGCTATAGTTCATTCCAGAGATCTTTCAGTATTCCTGAAACTGTGGATGCAGACAACATCAAAGCCAAATATGAAAATGGGGTGCTTTATGTAGAGCTTCCCAAGAAGAAAGAAGCCGTTGAAAAAGCATCCAAACAAATCAAAATCGAATAG
- a CDS encoding transglutaminase family protein — protein sequence MNKLTADEIKALVKLLDDPNEEIYNQVSGRLLDQGYDVIPKLEAAWEQSFDEKIQSRLENLIQEIQFNSAKNNFREWAMTGGEDLFEGAFLLAKHQYPELNFEYYHDKLETIKKDIWLEINENLTALEKVRIINHILFKIYGFSNNAANFYAPQNNYINHVLETKKGNPITLSILYSSLAEKLNIPIYGVNLPKNFIVGYKNEYTESNNPKNQMLFYINPYNKGAILGKKEIDYFIKQQDLKPQKEYYLPCSNIETIQRLISNLIYSYDRMGYPDKIEELNQLYSILEENSQI from the coding sequence TTGAACAAACTAACGGCAGATGAAATAAAAGCACTTGTAAAACTTCTGGACGACCCGAATGAAGAAATTTACAACCAGGTATCCGGGAGATTACTCGACCAGGGATACGATGTAATCCCTAAGCTGGAAGCGGCCTGGGAGCAATCATTTGATGAAAAAATCCAAAGCCGCCTGGAAAATCTGATACAGGAAATACAGTTCAATTCTGCAAAGAACAACTTCAGAGAATGGGCAATGACCGGAGGTGAGGACCTTTTTGAAGGCGCATTCCTGTTAGCCAAACACCAATACCCCGAGTTAAATTTTGAATATTATCACGACAAACTTGAAACCATAAAAAAAGATATCTGGCTGGAAATCAACGAAAATTTGACAGCTTTGGAAAAGGTGCGTATCATCAATCACATCCTTTTTAAAATCTATGGATTTTCAAACAATGCAGCCAATTTCTATGCTCCCCAGAACAACTATATCAACCATGTACTTGAAACCAAGAAAGGGAATCCCATCACGCTGTCCATTTTATATTCTTCTCTGGCAGAAAAACTGAATATACCCATATACGGGGTAAACCTTCCCAAAAATTTCATTGTGGGCTACAAAAATGAATATACCGAAAGCAACAATCCGAAAAATCAGATGCTGTTTTACATCAATCCCTATAATAAAGGGGCTATACTGGGGAAAAAAGAAATAGATTATTTCATCAAGCAACAGGACTTGAAACCGCAAAAGGAATATTACCTTCCCTGTTCCAACATAGAAACCATTCAGCGATTGATCAGCAATTTGATTTATTCATACGACAGGATGGGCTACCCGGATAAAATAGAGGAATTGAATCAATTATACAGCATATTAGAAGAAAACAGTCAGATTTAA
- the selD gene encoding selenide, water dikinase SelD gives MEVYLDYNATTPIDREVAEAMKPFIDHYFGNPSSMHQFGIEGKKAVEKARKQVADLIGCRPHEIVFTSGGTESNNYAIKGAAFACRDKGNHLITSEIEHPAVTEVCKYLEENGFSVTYLPVDEYGLVRMDELKDAIKTDTILITIMHANNEIGTIQPIEEIAQTAKARHILFHTDAAQSAGKITLNAKETGVDLLSIAGHKLYGPKGVGALYIREGVHLEKLIHGADHERNMRAGTENVIEIAGLGKACEAARRDLSKNAEIMKETRDMLHQQLEKNFPDIRLNGHPEKRLPNTLSVSFPNIEANILLNELSDRGIAASAGAACHTDNIDISAVLRAIGVEEQFAMGTLRFSTGKYTTREEISECAKIITKTLSRMNAGGESTEEETGKIKLTHYTQGMGCACKLRPQELEKLLSKIPVTDDPNILADTRTSDDAAVYKITEEVAIVQTLDFFTPIVDNGYDFGAIAAANALSDLYAMGAIPLFGLNIVGFPSKRLPISLLQEILEGAREKAREAGINILGGHTVDDHEPKYGMVVTGRVHPEKIWRNSGSREGDSLILTKPIGTGILATALKKGLANEEVQRKLTGYMTALNKKTAEIIRNYPVHACTDVTGFGLLGHLSEMTAPEKIDAEIYADKIPVIDEVWEFAGGGIIPGGTRDNLNFLDNKTSWDDRISQTEQYILCDAQTSGGLLFAVPEQYEEQIISDLHQAGIKYAAKIGRFTKFDTGIITIKKDL, from the coding sequence ATGGAAGTTTATCTGGATTACAATGCCACCACACCCATTGACAGGGAAGTTGCAGAAGCCATGAAGCCTTTTATCGACCATTATTTCGGCAATCCGTCAAGCATGCATCAGTTTGGCATTGAAGGGAAGAAGGCAGTGGAAAAGGCACGCAAACAAGTTGCTGATCTAATCGGCTGCCGGCCTCACGAAATTGTTTTTACCAGTGGCGGTACAGAATCCAACAACTATGCAATCAAAGGGGCTGCCTTTGCCTGCCGGGATAAAGGGAACCATCTTATCACTTCCGAAATAGAGCACCCTGCTGTAACAGAAGTATGTAAATACCTGGAAGAAAATGGTTTTTCCGTTACATATCTTCCCGTGGATGAGTATGGCCTTGTCCGTATGGATGAATTAAAAGATGCCATTAAAACAGATACCATTTTGATCACCATCATGCACGCCAATAACGAAATTGGCACCATCCAACCGATTGAAGAGATTGCTCAAACAGCAAAGGCCCGTCATATACTTTTTCATACAGATGCAGCGCAGTCAGCAGGAAAAATTACCCTTAATGCAAAAGAAACCGGGGTGGACCTGCTATCTATTGCCGGGCATAAACTCTACGGCCCCAAGGGTGTCGGTGCGCTATATATCAGGGAAGGCGTTCATCTGGAAAAGCTGATACACGGTGCGGATCATGAAAGAAATATGAGAGCCGGGACCGAAAACGTAATAGAAATTGCCGGCCTGGGGAAAGCCTGCGAGGCGGCCCGCAGGGATCTGAGTAAAAACGCGGAAATCATGAAGGAAACAAGGGATATGCTCCATCAGCAACTTGAAAAAAATTTTCCCGACATCAGGCTGAACGGACATCCGGAAAAGCGACTGCCCAACACCCTTTCGGTAAGCTTCCCCAACATAGAGGCCAATATTCTCTTAAACGAACTTTCTGACAGAGGTATAGCAGCCTCCGCCGGAGCTGCCTGCCATACCGATAACATAGATATTTCAGCGGTACTCCGGGCCATTGGAGTAGAAGAACAATTTGCTATGGGCACACTCAGATTCTCTACCGGAAAGTACACCACCAGGGAAGAGATCAGTGAATGTGCAAAGATCATCACGAAAACCCTATCACGTATGAATGCCGGAGGTGAATCGACTGAAGAAGAAACCGGCAAAATTAAGCTCACCCACTACACGCAAGGCATGGGTTGCGCTTGTAAACTGAGGCCCCAGGAACTGGAAAAGCTGCTCAGCAAAATTCCCGTGACGGATGATCCCAACATACTTGCCGATACACGAACTTCAGATGATGCCGCGGTTTATAAAATCACCGAGGAGGTAGCTATTGTCCAGACCCTGGACTTCTTTACTCCCATCGTAGACAACGGCTATGATTTTGGAGCCATTGCTGCTGCCAATGCACTGAGTGACCTGTACGCAATGGGGGCCATTCCGCTGTTTGGGTTGAACATAGTCGGATTCCCTTCAAAACGTCTACCCATTTCACTTTTGCAGGAAATCCTCGAGGGAGCGAGGGAAAAGGCTCGTGAAGCAGGCATCAATATCCTGGGAGGACACACCGTAGACGACCATGAACCCAAATATGGAATGGTGGTCACCGGACGGGTCCATCCCGAAAAGATATGGAGAAACTCAGGCTCCCGCGAAGGAGACTCCCTGATCCTTACCAAGCCCATAGGAACCGGAATACTAGCAACAGCCCTGAAGAAGGGATTGGCAAATGAGGAAGTGCAGAGGAAGCTTACCGGATACATGACAGCACTCAACAAAAAAACCGCCGAAATTATAAGAAATTATCCGGTGCATGCATGTACTGATGTGACAGGGTTTGGACTTTTGGGTCATTTGAGTGAGATGACCGCTCCTGAAAAGATTGATGCTGAGATATATGCCGATAAAATTCCTGTCATTGATGAAGTATGGGAATTTGCAGGTGGCGGCATCATTCCCGGAGGCACCCGGGATAATCTGAACTTCCTGGACAATAAAACAAGCTGGGATGATCGGATTTCCCAAACAGAGCAATACATTTTGTGTGATGCGCAAACCTCCGGTGGACTTCTGTTTGCTGTCCCGGAACAATATGAGGAACAGATCATCTCAGACCTGCATCAGGCAGGAATTAAATATGCCGCCAAAATAGGCCGTTTCACCAAATTTGACACAGGAATAATCACTATAAAAAAAGACCTATGA
- a CDS encoding nucleoside phosphorylase, with protein sequence MKSSELITNSDGSIFHLRLLPSEIADNIILVGDPGRVDLIGEYFDRIEIERQNREFRTITGTYKNKSISVISSGIGPDNIDIVINELDALKNIDLTNKVTKSTVQPLNIIRIGTSGSIQESIPNGAFVVTKKSIGFDNLAHFYRLNQNEENRNIEKSLKNHLNWSQNFTFPYVTDASEKLLEKFQDKTLIQGMTISAPGFYGPQGRRLRLPLSDETMNNKISNFRFKNLSITNYEMESSAIYALSQALGHQAVTVCAIIANRVTNEYIGDYTPRMQELTKKVLENI encoded by the coding sequence ATGAAATCCTCGGAACTGATAACCAATAGCGACGGAAGCATCTTTCATCTCAGACTTCTCCCCAGTGAGATTGCCGATAATATTATTCTGGTGGGGGATCCCGGAAGAGTTGACCTCATAGGGGAATATTTCGATCGTATAGAAATCGAAAGACAGAACAGGGAATTTAGAACCATTACAGGCACCTACAAAAATAAAAGCATTTCGGTGATATCATCAGGCATTGGGCCGGACAACATTGATATTGTGATTAACGAGCTGGATGCGCTCAAAAATATAGACCTTACCAATAAGGTAACAAAAAGCACCGTTCAACCGCTCAATATAATCAGAATAGGCACCTCCGGTTCAATTCAGGAAAGCATCCCCAACGGCGCTTTCGTGGTCACCAAAAAATCCATTGGTTTTGATAATCTGGCCCATTTTTACCGGTTAAATCAGAACGAAGAAAACCGAAATATTGAAAAAAGCCTGAAAAATCATCTTAACTGGAGTCAGAATTTCACTTTTCCCTATGTTACAGATGCCTCTGAAAAACTTCTGGAAAAATTTCAAGATAAAACATTGATTCAGGGAATGACCATATCCGCCCCGGGATTTTATGGCCCGCAAGGCAGAAGGCTGAGACTGCCTCTTTCTGATGAAACAATGAACAATAAAATCAGCAATTTTCGGTTCAAAAATTTATCCATCACCAATTACGAAATGGAAAGTTCTGCCATTTATGCATTGTCACAAGCGCTGGGTCATCAGGCTGTAACGGTTTGCGCCATCATTGCCAACCGCGTCACCAACGAGTACATTGGGGATTATACCCCCAGAATGCAGGAATTAACAAAAAAAGTACTGGAAAACATTTAA
- a CDS encoding Crp/Fnr family transcriptional regulator — protein sequence MSEGVHVIDKMNVFRVLKDEQKDRLKEKSTLAHYKKNEIIYKEGDKPTGLLFLSTGKVKIYKEGVGGREQIVRMARPNGFIGFRALFAKQNYLATAEAIEESDIYTIEKQTLFDILKENGEFGLKIIEYLASELGFSNTRTVTLTQKHIRGRLAESLIFLKDTYGFEEDGATLKVYLSREDLANLSNMTTSNAIRTLSSFARENIISLNGRKIQILDDFELESISERG from the coding sequence ATGAGCGAAGGTGTGCATGTTATAGATAAAATGAATGTGTTTCGGGTCCTTAAAGACGAGCAAAAGGATCGTTTGAAGGAAAAGAGTACACTGGCCCACTATAAAAAAAATGAAATCATTTACAAAGAAGGTGATAAACCCACAGGCCTTCTTTTTCTTTCCACAGGAAAGGTAAAAATCTATAAAGAAGGAGTCGGGGGGAGGGAGCAGATCGTTCGCATGGCACGGCCGAATGGATTCATAGGTTTCCGCGCATTGTTTGCCAAACAAAACTATCTTGCTACCGCCGAAGCCATTGAAGAGTCAGATATCTATACCATTGAGAAACAGACGCTCTTCGATATACTGAAAGAAAACGGCGAATTCGGTCTTAAGATCATTGAATACCTGGCTTCAGAACTCGGATTCTCCAATACCCGTACGGTTACTTTAACGCAGAAACATATCCGGGGAAGACTTGCTGAATCCCTGATATTTCTGAAAGACACCTATGGATTTGAAGAGGACGGAGCTACTCTTAAAGTCTATCTTTCCCGTGAAGACCTGGCCAATCTTTCCAATATGACCACCTCCAATGCCATAAGAACCCTTTCTTCATTTGCCAGGGAAAATATCATTTCCCTGAATGGAAGAAAGATCCAGATTCTTGATGATTTTGAGCTGGAAAGTATCAGTGAACGGGGATGA
- a CDS encoding N-acetyltransferase, translating into MNEQSYFAHETAVIDEGCEIGAGTKIWHFSHVMPDSKIGEGCNLGQNVVVAPHVELGNNVKVQNNVSIYTGVICEDDVFLGPSMVFTNISNPRSAVVRRDQYEFTRVKKGASIGANATIICGHDIGEYAFVGAGAVVTRDVQPYSLVLGNPARHAGWMSEYGHRLHFDDSGVAFCPESNEKYKLEEGEVYKIK; encoded by the coding sequence ATGAACGAACAATCCTACTTTGCACATGAAACAGCAGTCATTGATGAAGGTTGTGAAATAGGAGCAGGAACAAAAATCTGGCATTTCTCCCATGTTATGCCTGATTCCAAAATAGGGGAAGGATGTAATCTGGGTCAGAATGTAGTGGTGGCTCCTCATGTAGAGCTTGGTAATAATGTGAAGGTTCAGAACAATGTATCGATTTATACGGGAGTCATCTGCGAAGATGATGTGTTTCTGGGGCCATCCATGGTATTTACCAACATCAGCAATCCCAGAAGTGCTGTGGTGAGAAGGGATCAGTATGAATTTACCCGGGTAAAGAAAGGGGCCAGCATCGGTGCCAATGCTACCATCATCTGCGGTCATGATATTGGCGAATATGCATTTGTTGGTGCCGGGGCTGTGGTGACCAGAGATGTGCAACCCTATTCATTGGTTCTGGGTAATCCTGCCCGCCATGCTGGTTGGATGAGTGAATACGGTCACCGGCTGCATTTTGATGATTCGGGAGTAGCTTTTTGTCCTGAAAGCAATGAAAAATACAAGCTCGAGGAGGGGGAAGTTTATAAAATTAAATAG
- the xerD gene encoding site-specific tyrosine recombinase XerD produces the protein MISWEISIKGFVNFLRLERSLSSNSIHAYLNDIKKLREYIQARKEHLRPNQIDPEHLREFVHWVNELGMSPTSQSRVISGIKAFFKYLLIENYIEKDPTELLESPKIGRKLPEILTVEEIDRIIHAIDLSQPEGQRNKAIIETLYSCGLRVSELIHLRISNLYFNKNFIRIIGKGNKERLTPVSQKAIKEINLYLEDRKHLNIDKHCEDILFLNRRGKQLTRVMVYLIIKKLAEKANITKNVSPHTFRHSFASHLIEGGADLRAIQEMLGHESITTTETYTHIDREYLRTTIIEHHPRS, from the coding sequence ATGATAAGCTGGGAAATTTCCATAAAAGGATTTGTTAATTTTTTGAGACTGGAAAGGTCACTTTCTTCCAACTCAATTCATGCTTATTTGAACGACATCAAAAAGCTCCGGGAGTATATTCAGGCCAGGAAGGAGCATTTGAGGCCCAATCAGATTGACCCGGAACATCTGAGAGAGTTTGTACACTGGGTCAATGAATTGGGTATGAGCCCCACAAGCCAGTCAAGGGTGATTTCCGGAATTAAAGCCTTTTTCAAGTACTTATTGATAGAGAACTATATTGAAAAAGATCCCACCGAATTGCTCGAATCTCCGAAAATCGGCAGGAAATTGCCTGAAATCCTTACGGTGGAAGAAATAGACAGGATAATACACGCCATTGACTTAAGCCAGCCGGAGGGCCAAAGGAACAAAGCCATCATCGAAACCTTGTATAGTTGCGGGCTTAGGGTATCCGAACTGATACATCTTCGGATATCCAACCTGTATTTTAATAAAAACTTTATCAGAATAATCGGGAAAGGCAACAAGGAAAGGCTCACACCGGTGAGCCAGAAGGCCATTAAGGAGATCAATCTGTATTTGGAAGACCGGAAACATCTCAACATCGATAAGCACTGTGAGGACATTCTGTTTTTGAACCGGAGAGGCAAACAACTGACCCGGGTAATGGTTTACCTGATAATCAAAAAGCTGGCTGAAAAGGCCAACATAACCAAAAACGTCAGCCCTCACACATTCAGGCATTCATTTGCCTCGCATCTCATTGAAGGAGGGGCTGACTTAAGGGCCATTCAGGAAATGCTGGGACATGAATCCATCACCACTACCGAAACCTATACACACATTGACCGTGAATACCTGAGAACTACGATCATTGAACATCATCCGCGTTCATAG
- a CDS encoding aminopeptidase codes for MRLFKIFFTLFFTTTLLFNFHNAFAQNSNDYEFTMIKELDATSVKNQYRTGTCWSFSAISLLESEMMRKGKDSTDLSEMYIVRHTYSEKAKKYVRFHGHLNFSPGGAFHDVTNMIDQYGIVPESAYSGLEYGTEKHNHGELDAALKGYVDQVIENENGELTPVWHEGFVEVLETYLGEKPGSFTYEGEKYTPQSFAEDYVGLDPNNYVELTSYTHHPFYTRFILEVPDNWAYGQVYNLPVDELMEVMYNAIDEGYTIAWAADVSDKGFSWNNGLAIVPAKDLEDMTDTERARWEELTEAEKQQRLYNFNEPGEEKDITQKMRQKAFNNYNTTDDHGMHITGLAEDQDGTKYFYVKNSWSAENHIYDGYLYASDAYVRYKTMDIMVHKDAIPGDIAEKLGL; via the coding sequence ATGAGACTTTTTAAGATTTTTTTTACACTTTTTTTCACAACCACCTTATTGTTCAATTTTCATAATGCATTTGCGCAGAATTCAAATGATTATGAATTCACCATGATTAAGGAGCTTGATGCCACTTCTGTAAAAAACCAGTACCGTACCGGTACCTGCTGGAGCTTCTCGGCAATTTCCCTGCTTGAATCGGAGATGATGAGGAAGGGTAAGGACTCAACAGACCTTTCGGAGATGTATATTGTAAGACATACTTATTCTGAAAAGGCTAAAAAATATGTACGTTTTCACGGTCATTTGAATTTCTCCCCGGGAGGCGCTTTTCACGATGTGACCAATATGATAGATCAATATGGTATAGTCCCCGAATCGGCCTATTCAGGGCTGGAGTATGGCACGGAAAAACACAATCACGGAGAACTGGATGCTGCCTTAAAGGGATATGTGGATCAGGTTATTGAAAATGAAAACGGGGAATTGACTCCGGTTTGGCACGAAGGCTTCGTGGAAGTACTGGAGACTTATCTGGGAGAAAAACCCGGGAGTTTTACCTACGAAGGAGAGAAATATACCCCGCAGTCTTTTGCAGAAGATTACGTAGGCCTTGATCCCAATAATTATGTGGAATTGACTTCTTATACCCATCATCCGTTTTATACCCGGTTCATACTGGAAGTACCCGATAATTGGGCATATGGCCAGGTATACAATTTACCTGTGGATGAGCTGATGGAGGTAATGTATAACGCCATTGACGAGGGTTATACAATAGCTTGGGCCGCCGATGTGAGCGATAAGGGTTTTTCCTGGAATAATGGTTTGGCTATTGTTCCTGCCAAAGACCTCGAAGATATGACAGATACAGAAAGAGCGAGGTGGGAAGAGCTGACTGAAGCAGAAAAACAACAAAGGCTTTATAATTTTAATGAACCCGGGGAAGAAAAGGATATAACCCAGAAAATGCGGCAGAAAGCGTTCAATAATTATAATACTACCGATGATCACGGAATGCATATAACAGGGCTGGCTGAAGATCAGGACGGAACGAAGTATTTTTATGTGAAGAATAGCTGGTCTGCTGAGAACCATATATACGACGGATATCTTTACGCCTCCGATGCTTATGTGCGATACAAGACCATGGATATTATGGTTCATAAAGATGCCATCCCCGGAGATATAGCTGAAAAATTGGGATTATAA
- the aroQ gene encoding type II 3-dehydroquinate dehydratase has product MKIQIINGPNLNLLGEREKEIYGDIGMTEYLKIIREHFKDFQIDYYQSNIEGELIDKIQEAAKISDGIILNSGGYTHTSVAIRDAVASVSCPVVEVHISNIYNRENFRHSSLIAPKCKGSIIGFGLDGYRLAVESLRFIHSNKS; this is encoded by the coding sequence ATGAAAATTCAAATTATTAACGGGCCAAACCTGAATTTATTGGGAGAGAGAGAAAAAGAAATATACGGAGATATCGGGATGACGGAATACTTGAAGATTATACGGGAACATTTCAAGGATTTCCAAATTGATTATTATCAGAGTAATATAGAGGGCGAACTCATCGATAAGATTCAGGAAGCGGCGAAAATATCAGATGGAATCATATTGAACAGTGGGGGATATACCCACACGTCAGTGGCCATTCGCGATGCCGTAGCCTCAGTTTCCTGTCCGGTAGTGGAAGTACATATATCCAATATTTACAACAGGGAAAATTTCAGACATAGCTCCCTGATTGCCCCGAAATGCAAAGGGTCTATAATTGGTTTTGGATTGGACGGGTATCGTTTGGCTGTTGAAAGCTTAAGATTTATTCATTCCAACAAATCATAG
- a CDS encoding SDR family oxidoreductase yields the protein MNTRWTLENKIAIVTGGTRGIGAAIAKEFLSFGAWVCVIARSQEDLEKMEEVEGEKLIGIREDLSQKEAYRKITGYVEEKFGKLDILVNNVGINIRKKTEEYTREEYEKIIQTNLTSAFEMSRNALPLLRKSGGASIINVSSVAGQKHLKTGSIYGMTKAAMIQLTKNLACEWAGDNIRVNAIAPWYIKTPLANEVLKDKSYYEEVISRTPLGKVGDPEDVASLAAYLCMPAAKFITGQCISVDGGFTVYGF from the coding sequence ATGAATACAAGATGGACGCTTGAAAACAAAATTGCCATAGTAACCGGGGGCACAAGAGGGATTGGCGCAGCCATTGCAAAGGAGTTCCTCTCTTTTGGCGCATGGGTTTGCGTGATTGCCCGATCGCAGGAAGATCTCGAAAAGATGGAGGAAGTGGAAGGAGAAAAGCTGATAGGAATACGGGAGGATTTGAGTCAGAAGGAGGCTTACAGGAAGATAACCGGATATGTGGAAGAAAAATTCGGAAAACTGGATATTCTTGTTAATAATGTGGGAATAAACATTCGGAAAAAAACCGAAGAATATACCCGGGAAGAATATGAAAAGATTATCCAAACCAACCTTACCTCTGCATTTGAAATGAGCAGGAATGCACTACCCCTGCTCAGAAAATCGGGCGGGGCTTCCATAATTAACGTATCGTCGGTGGCCGGTCAAAAGCACCTTAAAACCGGATCCATATATGGGATGACCAAAGCTGCCATGATACAGCTCACCAAAAACCTTGCCTGTGAATGGGCCGGGGACAATATCCGGGTCAATGCCATTGCACCGTGGTATATCAAAACACCTCTGGCCAATGAAGTGCTGAAGGACAAATCATATTATGAAGAAGTGATCTCCAGAACACCACTGGGTAAAGTGGGCGATCCGGAGGATGTTGCTTCCCTGGCAGCCTATCTGTGTATGCCGGCTGCCAAATTCATTACCGGTCAATGCATCAGCGTGGACGGCGGGTTCACTGTGTACGGATTTTGA